Genomic segment of Candoia aspera isolate rCanAsp1 chromosome 2, rCanAsp1.hap2, whole genome shotgun sequence:
gtttttatttttataaagatagCAAGTGTATCATAGTGATTAAGGACCAGGGAGACCAACATACAATTTCCACTAGAACAGTTTCTCTCGGCAAATCCCAGACGTCtcaaccaactcccagaattatcagCAATGCctaagctggctgggaattttggaaactgAAGTCCCCAACCCGGAAATTATCAGGTTTGGGGAACTCTGCACAAGCCCACAGAGCTGAGTGGGCagctttgggccagccactttttctcagcccagcctgcctTGCAGGATCATTGTTGAAAGAATAAAGGGCAAAAATCCTTCTTGGTCATCATGCCACAATCATGATGGAATGGGAAGAGTATTTTCAGGGTTTATATGGGCAAGCAACTATACCTCTGGCAATGATTTTCTGACCACAGAATTTATCCCTAGTAATTTGGATTGGCAGAGTCCAACATTAGCATCTATATTTAGAAATGTTGATCAAAATGTTGAGACTCCCCCAAGAATGAGGACTAGCCACAATTCCGGtttataaaaaaagataaaacgaTCCGCCTATCAGTCTGATGAACATAGTTAGTAAACCCTACCCAGAAGAAAGATAAGAAATCGATACAATTAATCAACGCAATTAATTCGTTCGTGCGGAAGGGCCAGAGAGCAAACGCAGACACCGCCAATGGCAGCTGCCTTAGTGCGCTCTGAGCACCAAGCTGGAGTTTTTACTGGAGAGATCCGAATTCCGGCGTCAAGCTGGCCAAGGAGGCCAAATGCGATTTCGGCCGGAGATCAGCTGCAGTCCCCGAAAATGCCCCACAGCGCGCGGAAGGTCAGGGTGGGAGCTGTGATGTCACCGCGCACGAAGCTAACTCAGTCCCCCTCTATGACGTCACAACGGCAGGGAGCCATCGCGATCAATGGGAGGAAAGTCGCTCGCGCTTGACTAGAAGACTCCGTCCCGGCATTCCCGGCTATGACACCACAATGCCCAGAAACTCCAAACCGCACTCTCACctggggggggcggcggcggcgggtccTCGGACAACCCCCTCCTCTTTCCCTTCCGCCACATTCGCACCGCGCGCCTCGCTTCGAGCCCCGCCCCTCCTTTGAGAGCGCAGCCAATCCACGCCTTGGAAAGGCTTTCGAATCTTCACACTGGAAACCGAAGGAGGCGGGCAGGGCTGACCAGCTCTCCAATGAAGAGGCAGGGCTGGGGCCTGGGCGGGGAAAAGGATGAGGGATATTATTGCCATTTCGCCTCATTCTTGGGGAGGATTGGTTGACGCTCCGTGTGAGAGCGAAGGACAAGACCTTAAGCCAATGGAAACTAAGCCTGGGCGGGACAAAGTGCTGCCGCCTCCTCTCCCCGCGCGAGAAGGTAGACCCTGCCTTCGAAATCCTCGTTTTCAATTGGACCGCTTGGAAGTCGCTGTTATCCAATCAGAGGGCGAGAAGGGGAAAAGCGCACCACTTCTCTCTCTCCGTGCGGTGGCGTGGGCGTCCCTCGGTCCTTTCCCAAGGTGGCGCCCTCCGAGCACTTTGGAGTGCAACTCCCATCGTTCTAGCTAGTGGCTGCGGACAAGAGGTGCGGTAGTCCAGCACAAGTGGGTTCCTCTTTAAGTGACTGAGCAGAACTGCGGCTGTCCAGAGGCGGATGATTTGCCTCTGCCGTCAGCCTGAGCCCTCATGGCCAAGGATGAACATGAATAATTTAGTAATTTAGGGTCGTTCCCCCTtccagcctaccttgcagggttgttgtgaggataaaccGGAGACGAATCCCGTAAGCACCGTCCAATCAAGGGTGGGATTAATACACTCACACACCCCGTACAAAAGCAGCATATTGAGGACAACCACTTCCCCCATGATGGTCCCCACTGGAGATGGAAAATACTAGATCCAGTCCTCTGGGAAGAGCTAAGCGCCGTACATAGCAGCACAAAGCGGTTGGTTGTCAGCACCCACCAGAGACTGGGGGGGAATGGTTGCAGCAACGTTTATTTCTTAAACCTTTTGGCCTAGGGTCTGCcttctgcactgatttttttcctccccgcGGTCCACTCGGATTGCAATGAGGAGCAAGAACTGCATTTTCTCCTGCGGACCGGCCTCAAATCCCCACTCTGCCAGGTcgctctagctcagtgtttctcaccctcagcgagttttaagatctgtggacttcaactcccagaattccccagccagcatggatttctggcagttgaagtccacacatcttaaaagtcgcTGAGGGTGAGGAACACTGCTCTTGGTTCAGCTACTCTCAGGGTAATAGCTTTCAGGCCTTTAATACAgaagaactttttaaaacaaaaaaattaataattggGAATCGGTAGAAGGTAACCATTTGTAATCCTTCCATTTCTTTGTTGAAAAGCCAAACAAAATTCAGTCCCTTCCTCCCACCGGTCTTCTATTCCATTCCTCAACAAGCAAGACAAAGCAAAAGTGACTTGACTATAATGAGGACCTGGGATCATTTCAACATAAAACCTTCTGCTTACTCATAAGCTAAAAACGCAACATTTAGGAATTTGCACATTTATTTTCTAGTCCCTGGTGCTGGTTGAAAACAGATAGGGTTAGCATAATAGATTTACACAAATGTCTGACTAAAACACAAAAAAGTGGATTTTCCTCCCCCAGATGTTTCATTGATTCATAAAcagacctggaaaaaaaaaagtttcaagttGCTGAATGACATTTTGACCTTTTAAAGCCTAACTTTTAAGGACACCAACTCCATAACCTTTGTGTCAGCATACAAATACCAATCTCCATGTACGTCTTCCCTTCAACTCACGTTATGAAAGTGTCATAATATTCAAAGAAGATTCAATTCTTTGGAGTCAAGGTAATTTGGACTgttttttaatgaagtgaagaTGATTAATTTTGAACAAAATAACTTCCTCTTGTTATTCTCATCTGCAAAACTAATTATACTAAAAAAAACCACTCTGGATAAACAAATTAAATCTTTCAAAACCCCTCATTTTGAAGGGCTGTATCAGTCTTTGCTACTTTGCCTTGTATGTACCCCTCTTGTGGCTGATGGAAAGAGCTAGATTCGAAGTTCCCTTGCTCTGGTGTTCTTCTGGGAAGCAGAAATACAACCTCCTAAAGGATATATTTCTGATTAATGGTTAAAAACTAGAGTGCCCTTCCTCTCATTCCTATGGTCCCACCAATGACTGCCCATTGGTGATGCAATTCCTCCGGGTGTAATTCCTACAACTACAAACCACGTTTCGtggattgtacaggtagtccttgcttaacaaccaaaattgggaccggaatttcagttgctaagtgaagtggtcattaagcaaactgcGGTCTATACTGGAAACTCTGGCCGCAGTTGCAGCAGTGATACGGCTTCTCGCCCGTGTGGACCCTGCGGTGTCTCAGGAGGTTGCAGCATGTCCCAAAGCTCTTCCCGCACTCCGAGCATTTGTACAGCTTCTTCCCGGTGTGAGTTCTCTCATGGATGAGCGGCCTGATCTTTTCACTGAAAGTTTTTCTGGACACCGAGCATTtgtacggcttctcccccgtgtggaacCTCTCGTGGATAATCAGAGATTCCTTCCGggtgaagctttttccacaagcTGAGCACTTCTGGGGTTTCTCCCCGTGTGAGTTCGCTCGTGGATAATCAGGTGGGCGCGGCAGTCGGAGAACTTCCCACAGTATTGGCATTTGTGCGCATTTTCCTTCAGCGGGACTTTCTGGCTCCTTGGCGGGGAATCGAaactcatcttcttcctcccactgccgTACGTTCCCTGGGGCAGGTCCGCTGCTTCTCTGAGGAAGTACTGTTGATGGTCGGGGCCTCCTAGAAGAACAAGGAAGTTGGAAAGACATCAATTATATTGCACTAGAAGTCAGCTCAAGTCTCTCTGGAGTGACACTCAatgcctggtgatttcatggatacgTCGCTACAGGTTTCTTGACAGCAACAGAGAAACTATTTGTCATTTCCTTCCTCAGGGCGTTTGTTCACCCCCCTGCACAGTCTAGCTTTCAGCCCTTTTCTTCCCAAGTAGTCTCCCATCCATGGACTCTCCAGGCttatccctgcttagcttcccagcccaACAAGGGCACCTGactactgccacctgctgagattgTTCCGGTCTCCCAAGCGGGCTGACACCCAGGGACCTTCCATGCTTGCAGAGGGACTGGAATCTAGGtgtccccactcctagtccagcaccttcaccactacagctCTCTCTAATAGGAGGGCGATTCAAAGAATGGCCCCATAACAGAAGGGGCTCCCCGCTCTACATTGGTCTCATCCCCTTCAATTGCAGGAAGAATAAGGCTGCAGGGAGGTGATGAACAAACAGGtatcctcgcttagtgaccacaattgggactggcaactctgtcgctaaaaGCCACGGTCGCTAAGCGGAAAATCAGTTTGCTCAGCCAAGTCCTTCTCGTGCTGAAAGGAATTCATCCCCAGGTTTTTCAAAGCATTTTGGTCTACTCACTGTCACCATCCATGGGAACCTCGACCTTCACAATGTCCGCCGGATCCAGTTCAAAATCAGGAGAATCATCAGGCAAGTCAACCAGATCCTCCTGGATCTGAAAGATGAAGATATCTCAGGATGTGATTGGGACGTATCTTTTCAATACCAGCCAACAGCTAGCACACAAACCATGATCCACTGGGCATCCATTTCAGCACTTCTCTGACTctggcaaaataattttaaaaggctacAAAACCATTGGGGTCCACGGAGCAATGATGTGGCACGAccaaaggctgctttagagggTTGCAAAGTTACAAGGGAAGCCATAGCTTAGCTGTACAGAACACGTTCAAAATTTCTTAATTTTAATCTCTTAAACTGGCAATGATGGAGAAGACCAGCCCCAAATCTAAGAAGAATGCCAGGCAAAACATCCAGTTTAGCCATTCCAGTTTCTTAACTGGGCATAAGGAAATGTCATGCTTCCATAGAATTTAGTACTGAGGGCAGATATAAACgcagcaaataaattaaaaggcagaagcttttgtgatctgcagctcacttcatcagaggcACAGAGTGGCTGGACTGATGTCGGATTTAAattcaaaatttaaatttaaaatgagcAGGGAGGGGAAGCTGAGGAAGATAGGCTGGTGATGCAGATGCAGGATACACAGGAGACAGATTACAAGCATCTTAACAATTGTAATGCGTTGGAAACCGATTGCACATATGGGTTAAGACCTCTTTTTAACAGCACCCCTGAGTGAGAGtttgctgaactcacatatgTCCATCAAAAGGTTCCAAGCCATCTCAGAAGGTCTCCACACAAACGTTGGGATTGTAACACGTTACACCTGCTATTTGATAAGGTACGTCTAGCCTGTTTCCCGTGTAACCCGCGTCTGCACCACCAACctatctttctctccctcccccgtctcaccccaatttaaaccTAGCCATGCCGTGCATCTGATTATGAGCcgcagctcacgaaagcttatgtcttttgaTAAAATGTTCTAGTTGGAAAAGGAGCCACCAGACCCCTCCTGATTTTAGGCTGCTTATGCATCATTAAAACACTCCCATGGTGGGTTAGTTGGAAAGCCCCTCCACAGCGCCTTCCACCTCTCAGATTCCACAAGGGTGTGGAACACAAAAAGGAGCCAGGCTCACCTTCTGCTCACCACCTTGCGGCCTCCAAAGAAACTCCTCGGCCAGAGCCACCGCCTGGCTGCCCCTCTCCGGACTCTGTTTCTGGACCCAGCGCTGCATTTCCAGCAGCAGGATCATCAGGAACTGCTCCAGCATCACCAACTCCAGGATTTGCTATTCGATGCCTTCGGCTTTGGGACTGCCACAGACTAACTCGACTCTCCCCAAAACATGCAGAGACTCCCTTGTTCTGAGTAGGATGGTTGGTCTCCTGGCTTTCTTCTCCCGTTTTCagggtttccatctttaaaatgagGCTGCACCCTAAAAGCAAGCTGCTGCCCCTTTTCCAACAGTAGAATTCGTCCCCAAGGATGAAACGACATTTGGCATGGGCAACAGGGGACTCTACCCCAATGCTCCATGGCACATCGCCAATCGAGTGGAGGGAATTTCATGCAACCCCCTTTCCCAACTGGGATCagcaataaggggaaaaaaacctcacaTGGGAACATTTTATCTATCGTTAATTGCactaatttgcagagatttcagatgGGGAGGGATTAGAAAAGTGAAGAGGAGGCCACAAGGTGTAGTATTAACGTCCCGTTTGGTTGGCAGCAACATATTTAGCACTGAGGAACGTTTCAAACAGCCAATGGTTATTTTCCTCTCTGCCCCCATGGGCACTTCTGCTTGGTCACCAATCCTCTCTGCATTAAGGCTCCCTGCTGCTTATAAGGTCACGAATACAAGCTCTGGGAGAGGCCTTCTTCCCTCAGGATTTATGCTCAATGTGGAAGGTGGCTCACAACCATTGCAAAATATggctttaaagggaaaaaagcacattaaaaagtAGGAAAAAGTGGAATGGCTCCTttacaaaatagaaaagaaaaaagcctattaaagaagctttttgtttgtttaatcacaaGAAGGGAATTCATCGCAGGGGTTATCTTCAATTAACACTACATAAGCAACAACTaaatatggggagaaattcaGGAACGGGATGAGAGTAAGATACTAGCAGTCCTGAGCAGGGCTTCTATATCTGTATCTTCTAAGAGAAAAGCTGTGACTGCAGGATGGATCTTTCTATAAATGCAACGACACCATCCAACATCCAAGAGCAGTAGAGTGGGCAATGCCCCAGACATGGCAAGCTTACAAAATAAATCCTTAGGGAAAGAAGCATTTGCAGTTCCTGCCCATAATAAAATGGGACGTCATAAAAGGCGTGCACAAAAATATGGCACCAGAAAAGAGcgagagaggaaggaggagagaattaaatataatttgaatattttaaagtttaatttaaagTTGTAGACCTTTAAATTTGAAGCCACTCAGATCTTGAGGCtcaggccaaaagagcctcttgcttcctccccacccctggcctGATCCTGGCTGTTGAGTGTGCTTCTGCAAAGGGATCATAAGCAAAATGATCtactagaggaaaaaaaagtattataaccTGATCTCTGAATTGTGTTACTGAAATGAACAAaccttgaattctttggtgtcttctgaactcagcaaaatcaggatcattcaTCTGCATAGCTAAAATGCCACTTAGTGGCTCTAAAGAATTTTCCTCTCTTTACTTGTAGGGATTTTTggggaaaacttaaaaagaagccctGAGAGAGAGGAGTGAAAGAAACAGAAGCATCTCCCATGTCTTGGGAAGGGAGCTTGCCTTTCCTTGGCCCCACGTTCACAGCAATGCTGACGCTAcccagtttttttccttctcaaaaggCATGAATGGTTCTTACACAAGGTAACAACAAAGTCAAGTAATAATGTAATGGGCCACAAATTATACTATACAATATTAGTGTTGGATGTAGAATTGTAAAAACATACATAAAGTACAATATTATcaataaaaaaacaatgaaaaaggctCCAAGCAGCCAATATATAAGAATAAATATACAGACAAGGATAATCAACCAACCCTACTAGCTAACATCCAAAAACCTGACTAAACGCGTTTCAGCTTATGAGCCTTCATCAGTAGAAGAGAGGGAAGTGGGAGTAAAGCATAACAAACTAAAAAGATAAACTTTATAACCAAAGATAAGATAAGTTCATAAACACGTCCAATCTATCTTCTCATTCATTCCATGGGGGGGGGCAGTCAAGGTAGGCAAATTAAAAATCTAGCTTCTGTGTTCACAGATCCTCATTTTCACTGCTCTAGaagtataaggtaaaggtttcccttgacattaagtccagtcgtgtcccacTCTAGGGgccagtgctcatctccgtttcaaagccgaagagccggcgtttgtccatagacacttccgtggtcacgtggccggcatgactaaatggaacgccgttacctgcctgccgaagcggtacctattaatctactcacatttgcatgttttcgaactgctaggttggcagaagctgggactggcaatgggagctcacccagtcacacggattcgaaccgccgatctttcgatcggcaagctcagcggtttaacctgcagcgccaccacatccctctaGAAGTGTAACCCACATACAAAAGAATTTGTAAGATATGTTGGTGAGGAGTCCTTTGAGATCTCCTGTGCTCCACTGATTAGGAGTAGATGGACAGGCAATATGCATAGGCTGTTACCCTTGTGGTAACTGTTCAGCTTGTAAGTTTTGCCTCAGAACCACTTCTTTTCAGGGCACGTACCAACAGAAAAATCATTCCATCAAACCCTTTGTCAACTGTAACTCTAGAGGTGTGGTATATGGCATTCAGTGCCCATGTCCACTTTTGTATGTCGGTCACACTTCAAAAGCAGTAAAAACGAGGATCTGTGAATACAGAAGTTGTATCAGACATCCGAAGATTACTTCTCCTCTGGTGCAATGCTTCAGAGCCTCACCACACAGAGAGCCGGTTATGTTTCTGGGTTCTGGAAAAAGTTTATGCTTCAGGAACTCAGCTTCTTCGCAGCTTGAAAGCTAGAGAGACTTTTTGGATTTTTAATCTCTCCTCTTCTACATCAGCTAGGAGCTTCGCCTTAAATTCCTTGTACTGGAGTCAGATGGTAGTAATTACTGCACCATTCTAAACTCTTTATTTAATTTGGCCaggttcatttcattttatttatgtagtTGGGATCGTGTACCCAGCTTATGCGCTTGCTTGGATGTAGGCACATCTATAACAAGAAATAGTATATCTTCTTAATACTAAGAATGTAATTTTCActtatatttaatcattttaaggTGTGGAGTGGTTTATTCCACAGGCGTTTATaacaaactatattttaattatactactCAAGTaagtcctatttttatttttatgtgaagttcatgtgtattattttaattggttgtaatatttgattatttatacctctttcctttattttttccagcattatCATAACCTTATATTTCTGACTACTGATGAAGCCTCATAAGCCGAAACGCATTTAGTCAGGTTTTTGGATGTTAGCTAGTACGGTTGCTTGATTATCCTTGACTTTCTATTTATTCTTATATATTGCCTGTTTGGAgcgtttttcattgtttttttattgttactattCTAACAATAGTAAGTACTATTGTACTTTAggtatgtttttataattctaCATCCAACACAAGTAaacaatattatataatataatttgtGGCCGATTACATTGTTACTTGACCTTGTTGCGACCTTGTTTTTGTCTGGTTAACTGTGTTCCCTTCTTTTTGGTTCTTACACAATCCATTTCTAGAAATGAAACATCTTCCACTGTGCAATTTTTTCCTCTCATCTCCACCACCAAAAGGGGATGTAACAAAAGGGTCAGCCTCTTGCCGCTGCTGTCACCCACAGCCATCAAAGGCTAACAAGCAGGCACCTCCAAGAGAACAAGGTCACAGCAGGGGCTGTTCATAAACCTGAAGATCCTACACTCAAAACCACAATGCCTTTTCTCCTCAGCTCAATATTCCTGAAGCTATTATCTATCAAGTGCAATTGCAAGGCAGAAGAGCCTTTCCATCTAAAACTTTACACGGCTTTTGTCACTGCCACAAACATCCCTAATATATTCTCTCAAAAAATCTAAGCGCTCGGATCTTTTTTTCATGTATCCCTTAGGACCTGCAGCAGCTTACTAGGAACTTCTGCTGGTAGCAAGATACGTGTATTTGCCTTTCTCAaactattattttccatttttttctctcctccatcatctctaatactgagacatgtttgACTAAAAAGAATAaggccagaaattaaatacttaactTTTTAGCTGGATGTCCAATGGGAGATGAGAAGTGAAATTCAAGCCTTCTCTACACTCAGCACTTCCAGCCCCATGTGCATTTTCTTGTGTCTGCTAAGGCAGGAATTGTTTGTGAAGCAccgtccacagtctgggcatttgaatggtttctctcctaCGTGTAAACCTACATGATTGAGAAGGCTAGATCTAGCAatgaaatctttcccacaatctggacactcatatggtttttctcctgtgtgagtcctctggtgtatcaccaggtgggaattccaaaagaaactcttcccacaatctgtacactcatatggtttctctcctgtgtgagtcctctggtgtatcaccaggaaggaattctgactgaaactcttcccacaatccagacactcatacagtttctctcctgtgtgagtcctccggTGTATCACCAGGaaggaattctgactgaaactcttcccacaatctggacattcgtatggtttctctcctgtgtgagtcctctggtgtttcacaagactggaattccgactgaaatttttcccacaatctggacactcatacggtttctctcctgtgtgagtcctctgatgtaGTACCAGGTTGGAATTAAcactgaaacgcttcccacaatccagacactcatatggtttctctcctgtgtgagtcctctggtgtatggCCAGGTTGGAATTCACactgaaacgtttcccacaatccggacactcaaacggtttctctcctgtgtgagtcctctggtgtatcaccaggtgggaattccgattgaaatttttcccacaatcgggacactcatatggtttctctcctgtgtgagttctctggtgtatcaccagttcagatttccgactgaaacttttcccacaatcagaacactcatatggtttctctcctgtgtgaatcctctggtgtttTACCAGGTTG
This window contains:
- the LOC134492167 gene encoding zinc finger protein 664-like, with protein sequence MPILWEVLRLPRPPDYPRANSHGEKPQKCSACGKSFTRKESLIIHERFHTGEKPYKCSVSRKTFSEKIRPLIHERTHTGKKLYKCSECGKSFGTCCNLLRHRRVHTGEKPYHCCNCGQSFQYRPQFA
- the LOC134492085 gene encoding zinc finger protein 84-like isoform X1, whose protein sequence is MSCLDCGKSFCLKSNLVIHQRTHTGEKPYECPDCGKSFSWKSEMVKHHRTHTGEKPYVCLDCGKSFSLKSNLVIHQRTHTGEKPYECLDCGKSFSQKSELVQHQRTHTGEKPYKCPDCGKSFCSKSNLVIHQRTHTGEKPFECLECGKSFSRKSEMVKHHRTHTGEKPYVCLACGKSFSLKSNLVKHQRIHTGEKPYECSDCGKSFSRKSELVIHQRTHTGEKPYECPDCGKNFNRNSHLVIHQRTHTGEKPFECPDCGKRFSVNSNLAIHQRTHTGEKPYECLDCGKRFSVNSNLVLHQRTHTGEKPYECPDCGKNFSRNSSLVKHQRTHTGEKPYECPDCGKSFSQNSFLVIHRRTHTGEKLYECLDCGKSFSQNSFLVIHQRTHTGEKPYECTDCGKSFFWNSHLVIHQRTHTGEKPYECPDCGKDFIARSSLLNHVGLHVGEKPFKCPDCGRCFTNNSCLSRHKKMHMGLEVLSVEKA